One Paenibacillus sp. FSL H7-0737 DNA segment encodes these proteins:
- a CDS encoding DUF3919 family protein, with translation MPEDKKGLSWFRLILLQVIIGSLLIGMCAYTFRIPLDEVHVVPRQEDQLDRIAGVPMRVDITYPGLGTISIEDPKELLKLRSTFSGLLSSGMQRPQQLVPRLLLTGTMAYLDQEDIPFQVETNAFHFGAESVNSLNVSATIRKLQSTLIDKMLTTSSIGSAVENKINDVFTLQQGVLTALTQVERKALISQIRAAERIIDFSHFDDLQRTPDAHFVIQLTNDYRVKKHWIHVDRYNGAYFVVYDLLDETNQRVYFKLNNASY, from the coding sequence GTGCCAGAGGATAAGAAAGGGCTTTCATGGTTTCGCCTCATCTTGTTACAAGTCATCATAGGCAGTCTGCTAATCGGCATGTGCGCTTACACTTTTCGAATACCTCTTGATGAAGTACATGTTGTACCTCGACAGGAGGATCAACTTGACCGGATTGCTGGCGTTCCGATGCGCGTGGATATTACGTATCCAGGCCTAGGGACGATATCCATTGAGGATCCGAAGGAATTGCTGAAATTGAGATCTACTTTTTCCGGGTTGTTATCATCAGGAATGCAGCGTCCACAACAGTTAGTTCCGAGACTTCTGTTGACGGGAACGATGGCCTATCTGGATCAAGAAGATATTCCTTTTCAAGTGGAAACGAATGCGTTTCACTTCGGTGCAGAGTCAGTTAATTCGCTTAATGTAAGTGCAACTATCCGCAAGCTGCAAAGTACACTCATCGATAAGATGTTAACAACGTCGAGTATTGGATCTGCTGTGGAAAACAAGATTAATGATGTGTTCACACTACAGCAGGGAGTACTTACAGCTCTCACTCAGGTTGAGAGGAAGGCGTTGATATCGCAGATTCGTGCAGCAGAGCGTATTATCGATTTCAGCCATTTTGATGACTTACAACGTACACCCGATGCTCACTTTGTCATTCAGCTCACGAATGATTATCGAGTGAAAAAGCACTGGATCCATGTGGATCGTTATAACGGCGCTTACTTCGTGGTCTATGACCTTCTGGATGAGACCAATCAAAGAGTCTATTTCAAACTAAATAATGCCTCATACTGA
- a CDS encoding ABC transporter substrate-binding protein, giving the protein MARKKKNSKSVILLSVIVVVLVAGFFMYKSGVFGGKEMKKITVYSIFQEEEARKILDKFKAETGIDYDILRLPSGEAVSRVQNEMSNPQADFLMGGPADSHQVLKEAGSLEAYDSPNASDIADNMKDKDGFWTGFYLNPIAIGINEERWKEKYGSDPYPETFKDLLDPKFKGEIGMSDPATSGTAYTAVASLAQVWGDDEMLNYIKQLLPNLKERPKSGIEPIQKAAKGEYTIGVTFLGDQLKIKYQGNPIVSVVPEAAGYEVGALSIVKGGPNTEAAKKLMDYMLTNEPGELYTQSAYAVSVKASVPIPKGGIDIKTTKYNDAYDLLKAASQRKELQNALKDLK; this is encoded by the coding sequence ATGGCGAGAAAGAAAAAAAACAGTAAGTCAGTCATTTTATTGTCAGTCATAGTAGTTGTGTTGGTAGCGGGGTTCTTCATGTATAAATCAGGAGTATTTGGCGGTAAAGAAATGAAAAAAATCACCGTATATTCCATTTTTCAAGAGGAAGAGGCTCGTAAAATTCTGGATAAATTCAAAGCTGAAACTGGAATTGACTATGACATCCTACGTTTACCAAGTGGAGAAGCGGTATCCCGTGTACAGAATGAAATGTCGAATCCACAAGCCGACTTTCTGATGGGAGGGCCAGCGGATTCGCACCAAGTACTGAAAGAGGCAGGTTCATTGGAAGCTTATGATTCTCCGAATGCTTCTGACATCGCTGACAATATGAAAGACAAAGATGGCTTCTGGACAGGGTTTTATCTAAATCCAATCGCTATAGGTATTAATGAAGAACGTTGGAAAGAGAAATATGGTAGTGATCCATACCCTGAAACTTTTAAGGATTTGCTTGATCCTAAATTCAAAGGTGAAATTGGTATGTCCGATCCAGCAACATCGGGTACAGCATATACAGCAGTAGCTTCTTTAGCCCAAGTATGGGGTGATGATGAGATGTTGAACTATATCAAACAGTTGCTGCCTAACCTTAAGGAAAGACCTAAGTCTGGCATTGAGCCCATTCAGAAAGCTGCTAAAGGGGAGTATACAATTGGCGTGACTTTCCTAGGCGATCAATTGAAGATTAAATACCAAGGCAACCCAATTGTTAGTGTTGTTCCAGAAGCAGCAGGTTATGAAGTTGGAGCCTTATCCATTGTTAAGGGTGGGCCTAATACAGAGGCTGCGAAGAAGCTTATGGACTATATGCTTACCAATGAACCGGGTGAGTTGTATACGCAATCTGCATACGCAGTATCCGTTAAAGCATCAGTACCGATTCCTAAAGGTGGCATTGATATTAAAACAACGAAATACAACGATGCTTATGATTTGTTAAAAGCAGCATCGCAGCGTAAAGAGTTGCAAAATGCATTAAAAGATTTGAAATAA
- a CDS encoding ABC transporter permease: MKEKKGIGESINRLFKDPSSLVLVLTSFAFLILFVIYPLVIVVFTSGFDNWATFFSKPRYGKALLNTVVSSSLSAFTATVFGFIYAYAIHYSNIRGKKFFRFIAFIPLLAPSVMSGLAFLLLFGRGGMISQWLNTNFNFELDLYGLPGLWIVQTISYFPLAYMTITGVLRAISPNLEIAAQNLGARGFKLFRTITLKLALPGVINAFLLVAINCFADFGNPKLIGGNYSLLAVEIYGEIINNEAGLASVMGIILVIPALIVFWVQNKILSKGSYSTITGKPVSGLKRITTSKKTDALLFSFNSLISLFIISMFAITILFAFTKNFGRDNTFTLDHIMKVVFSSSSPAVLNSLVLSLISALLAVALALVLAYIVVRKPFPGKKLLDFSAVLPIALPGTFVGLALIVAFSKGPIVLQGSAALIVIAMLLKQMPVGYRGLTASFKQVDKSIEEAATNLGASSRKTLTTIVFPMLQKTVVANFVYAFMKNMNTLSTIIFLITPKWVVAAVSIFNYAETGTYYWAAAVAVGLMGATLGTLGVIKLIFRSKVKIFDF, from the coding sequence ATGAAAGAAAAAAAAGGCATTGGGGAGTCGATCAACAGGCTCTTTAAAGATCCGTCGTCACTCGTACTTGTACTGACTAGCTTTGCATTTCTCATTCTATTTGTTATTTATCCGCTGGTAATCGTTGTGTTTACATCTGGATTTGATAATTGGGCAACGTTTTTTAGTAAACCCCGTTATGGAAAAGCGCTATTAAATACGGTAGTTAGCTCATCATTATCCGCTTTTACAGCAACAGTGTTTGGATTTATATACGCGTATGCAATTCACTACAGTAACATCAGAGGAAAGAAGTTCTTTCGATTTATAGCCTTTATTCCATTATTAGCTCCTTCGGTTATGAGTGGTTTAGCATTCCTATTGCTTTTTGGACGTGGGGGAATGATCTCACAATGGTTAAATACCAACTTTAATTTTGAGCTTGATTTGTATGGATTACCGGGGTTGTGGATTGTTCAAACGATATCCTATTTTCCACTTGCCTACATGACTATAACGGGTGTGCTCCGCGCTATATCACCGAATCTGGAGATAGCAGCACAGAATCTTGGAGCTAGAGGATTCAAATTATTCAGGACGATTACGCTGAAACTTGCACTTCCAGGTGTTATTAACGCATTCTTGCTGGTAGCGATTAACTGCTTCGCTGACTTCGGAAATCCAAAGCTAATTGGTGGTAACTATTCACTTTTAGCAGTTGAAATTTACGGAGAAATCATTAATAACGAGGCAGGACTAGCTTCGGTCATGGGGATTATCTTAGTAATTCCTGCACTGATTGTATTCTGGGTTCAGAATAAGATTTTATCTAAAGGCTCCTACTCAACGATAACTGGTAAGCCGGTATCTGGTTTGAAACGGATCACTACGTCTAAGAAGACAGATGCATTACTTTTCTCTTTTAACAGTTTAATCTCATTGTTCATTATTTCGATGTTTGCGATCACCATTCTTTTCGCCTTTACGAAAAACTTTGGTCGAGATAATACATTCACACTGGATCATATAATGAAAGTTGTCTTTAGTTCATCTAGTCCAGCCGTTTTGAACAGCTTAGTGTTATCGCTAATTAGTGCGTTGCTGGCGGTGGCTCTTGCATTAGTGCTCGCCTATATAGTAGTTCGCAAACCTTTTCCAGGAAAAAAATTACTAGATTTCAGCGCGGTTCTTCCAATTGCGCTTCCAGGAACATTCGTTGGTCTTGCACTGATTGTTGCGTTTAGTAAAGGTCCGATTGTTTTGCAGGGATCTGCAGCATTGATTGTCATTGCGATGTTACTTAAACAGATGCCTGTAGGTTATCGGGGCTTGACTGCGTCTTTTAAACAAGTGGATAAATCGATCGAAGAAGCAGCCACCAATCTGGGTGCGAGTAGCCGTAAGACGCTAACAACGATTGTATTTCCAATGTTGCAAAAAACCGTCGTAGCGAACTTTGTCTATGCGTTTATGAAAAATATGAATACTTTGAGTACGATAATCTTCCTAATTACCCCTAAATGGGTTGTTGCAGCAGTATCGATCTTTAACTATGCCGAAACGGGAACCTATTATTGGGCAGCCGCTGTGGCAGTGGGTTTGATGGGTGCAACGCTTGGAACACTGGGAGTGATCAAGTTGATCTTCCGTTCCAAAGTGAAAATATTTGATTTCTAA
- a CDS encoding ABC transporter ATP-binding protein encodes MESNILLDLKNVNKVFGNNHVLKNINLKIERGKFITFLGPSGCGKTTLLRSIAGFYTIDDGEVWIDGNLVNELPPYKRGTPMVFQEYALFPHMTVFDNIAYGLDIKKRPEAEVQERVMAVMAQVKLSGLEERYPHEMSGGQQQRVAMARALVMNSPIILLDEPLSNLDAKLREEVRVELRTIQQELGLTVIYVTHDQLEALSMSDQIVVFNKGAIDQYGTPHEIYYKPRTQYVADFIGSTNFIEAVVMQSKEGTATVSYGFGGDNVTITTDEKLTEGEEVLLSVRPESLRLNHPDISGFNIMGVVQSSMFLGEKERYFLADQWGKEWIVDAYDIGQKTFDGQVRMSAAIDKIHIIKKVSP; translated from the coding sequence ATGGAATCCAACATACTACTAGATTTGAAAAATGTGAATAAAGTGTTCGGCAATAACCATGTCTTGAAAAATATCAACTTAAAGATTGAACGAGGGAAGTTCATCACCTTCCTTGGTCCGAGTGGTTGTGGGAAGACGACTTTATTACGTTCCATCGCGGGTTTCTATACCATCGATGATGGTGAGGTGTGGATTGACGGGAATTTGGTTAATGAATTACCTCCATATAAAAGGGGCACTCCAATGGTGTTCCAGGAATATGCCTTGTTCCCGCATATGACGGTATTTGATAATATTGCTTATGGACTAGATATTAAGAAAAGACCTGAAGCAGAAGTACAGGAACGGGTAATGGCTGTTATGGCTCAGGTCAAATTATCCGGACTTGAAGAGCGATATCCCCATGAAATGTCTGGTGGACAACAGCAACGTGTAGCTATGGCTCGTGCCTTAGTGATGAATTCGCCGATTATTCTCCTGGATGAGCCACTAAGTAATCTAGATGCTAAATTACGTGAAGAGGTACGCGTTGAGCTGCGAACAATTCAACAGGAACTTGGACTAACCGTAATATATGTAACGCATGATCAATTGGAAGCTTTGTCGATGTCAGATCAGATCGTTGTTTTTAATAAAGGAGCTATTGATCAGTACGGTACGCCGCATGAAATATATTATAAACCTCGTACACAATATGTAGCTGATTTTATTGGTTCTACCAATTTTATTGAGGCAGTAGTCATGCAAAGTAAAGAGGGTACGGCAACAGTTAGCTACGGCTTTGGAGGGGATAATGTTACTATTACTACAGATGAAAAGCTGACAGAGGGTGAGGAAGTTCTTCTGAGTGTTCGCCCCGAATCATTGCGACTAAATCATCCGGACATTAGCGGATTTAACATCATGGGAGTAGTCCAATCCTCGATGTTTCTAGGAGAAAAGGAAAGATATTTCCTTGCAGATCAATGGGGCAAAGAATGGATTGTCGATGCTTATGATATTGGTCAAAAGACTTTCGATGGTCAAGTTCGGATGAGTGCGGCAATAGACAAAATTCATATTATTAAAAAGGTTAGTCCGTAA
- a CDS encoding extracellular solute-binding protein, with protein MRTKVIILSLVAVTILLLIYFYPGQKSNQPLKVYVIFQEDEARILLEKYKKKTGQSYELIRMSGGEASYHLMSINKTGIDVVLGGPADLHEQLKNKGKLIRYSSHVADEIPDIYKDKMGYWTGIYMGALAIGVNEQVWNQDPQLVALPLPERYEDLLRPELKGKIEIPDPETSGTGYTLLASLAQERGEEQALALVSALKKQSSSTTFSGISSAQRLAVGEVAAVISFMGDQLRFKNSGYAIQSSIPPQAGWEIGAVSILKGGNNVTAAKQLVDFVLSTDAQTDYMNSAFSLPVMPNIKIHPLLSSVKLEKLMITYRFDIAAANREELLAKWHEANKR; from the coding sequence TTGAGAACAAAGGTAATTATCCTGTCATTGGTTGCGGTAACAATACTTCTTCTAATATATTTCTATCCTGGCCAGAAAAGCAATCAGCCTCTCAAAGTATATGTAATTTTTCAAGAGGATGAAGCGCGTATTCTGTTGGAGAAATATAAGAAGAAGACGGGACAGTCTTATGAGCTTATTCGCATGTCTGGCGGTGAGGCAAGCTACCATTTGATGTCGATCAATAAGACAGGCATTGATGTTGTTCTCGGTGGGCCTGCTGATCTTCATGAGCAGCTCAAGAACAAAGGGAAATTAATTCGCTATTCATCACATGTTGCTGATGAGATCCCCGACATCTATAAAGATAAAATGGGCTATTGGACAGGTATATACATGGGTGCATTGGCTATTGGTGTAAATGAGCAGGTCTGGAATCAAGATCCTCAGCTTGTAGCTTTACCTCTTCCGGAACGCTACGAAGACTTATTACGTCCCGAGCTCAAGGGGAAAATTGAAATTCCGGACCCAGAAACCTCAGGTACAGGATACACATTGCTAGCCTCTCTTGCACAAGAACGTGGGGAGGAGCAAGCTCTAGCATTGGTGAGTGCTCTTAAGAAGCAGAGTTCATCAACTACATTCTCAGGAATTAGTTCTGCCCAGCGGCTTGCAGTAGGTGAAGTTGCTGCTGTTATCAGCTTTATGGGCGACCAGCTTCGATTTAAGAATTCGGGATATGCTATACAATCTTCTATTCCTCCACAAGCTGGATGGGAGATAGGTGCAGTGTCGATCTTGAAAGGTGGGAACAACGTGACTGCTGCTAAGCAGCTGGTAGATTTTGTACTGTCAACAGATGCTCAGACAGATTATATGAATTCCGCATTTTCCTTACCTGTGATGCCGAATATTAAGATCCATCCGCTTTTGTCTTCTGTTAAGCTGGAAAAATTAATGATTACGTATCGATTCGATATCGCTGCTGCGAACCGAGAGGAATTACTCGCTAAATGGCATGAGGCCAATAAACGCTAA
- a CDS encoding helix-turn-helix transcriptional regulator: protein MAFMIAQRAFIKVYLITMVEQHRGYGYQMLEDLRRDFKAHGYSPPQSEIYRALHELVQQGILYRTKQLKGNDPKVDFQEIVLYHFTTDGEEKAKLYKKQVKTDLDRCLGILNKAVADNF, encoded by the coding sequence ATGGCGTTTATGATTGCTCAACGGGCTTTTATCAAGGTGTATCTTATAACAATGGTAGAACAACATCGCGGGTATGGATACCAAATGCTTGAGGATTTACGTCGAGATTTCAAGGCACATGGATATTCCCCTCCACAGAGCGAAATTTATCGCGCGCTGCATGAGCTGGTACAGCAAGGAATTTTATATCGTACTAAACAGCTAAAAGGGAATGACCCGAAGGTGGATTTTCAAGAAATCGTCTTATACCATTTCACAACTGATGGAGAAGAGAAAGCGAAGCTATATAAGAAGCAGGTGAAGACGGATCTTGATCGCTGCTTAGGTATTTTGAACAAGGCGGTTGCGGATAACTTCTAG
- a CDS encoding DivIVA domain-containing protein, translating into MDEHMKRRLDKQRKLFSQLGITLDALTIHEKEFSMKLRGYDAEEVDTFLDSVIKDYERFYATIADLMDKWQEQQLEMRELKSETKATEVIQVPVLRGIDPKELEEVILKLETNVRQLKEKLPQIESYL; encoded by the coding sequence ATGGATGAACATATGAAACGTCGATTGGACAAACAACGTAAGCTATTCAGCCAACTTGGCATCACTCTAGATGCTCTAACCATACATGAAAAAGAATTCAGTATGAAGCTTCGTGGTTACGATGCGGAGGAAGTGGATACATTTTTAGATAGCGTAATCAAGGATTATGAGCGTTTTTATGCGACAATTGCTGATCTGATGGATAAATGGCAAGAACAGCAGCTGGAGATGCGAGAATTAAAATCAGAAACCAAAGCCACAGAGGTTATTCAGGTCCCAGTACTTAGAGGCATCGACCCAAAGGAATTAGAAGAGGTCATTTTAAAACTAGAGACCAATGTCCGTCAGCTTAAAGAAAAGCTTCCCCAAATTGAAAGCTATTTATAA
- a CDS encoding PRD domain-containing protein yields the protein MSLSREIEQFQVQRVIGNNVVMVQGSKNGKEYVIIGKGIGFAVKGSGVIEGNDPRIEKLFRLEDRESWSQYQILLEDIDPKVMRITDEIIADIQSQFPDKLNDKIYLALPSHIQFTIYRLRNGMDIINPFLQETKMSFPKEFDIAYKASEKINAEFQVQIPEDEVGFLTYHVYSAVNNVSVGQLVKASNIVSELLDMIQQERNITFEHGSMNHIRLMIHLRFSLERILKGSLIDNPFVKHIKKEYKEEYKLSQKLGKVMQKSLGVDIPEEELCFLAMHLHRLFQTLVKQN from the coding sequence ATGAGCTTGTCGCGGGAGATCGAGCAATTTCAAGTACAGCGTGTGATTGGGAACAACGTTGTAATGGTTCAGGGAAGCAAGAACGGCAAGGAATATGTCATTATCGGTAAAGGCATTGGTTTTGCTGTGAAAGGTTCAGGTGTGATTGAAGGAAACGATCCTCGTATTGAGAAATTGTTTCGTCTAGAAGACCGCGAATCCTGGAGTCAGTATCAAATATTGCTGGAAGACATAGATCCCAAAGTGATGAGAATAACTGATGAAATAATTGCTGATATCCAAAGTCAATTTCCTGACAAATTAAACGACAAGATTTATTTGGCACTCCCGAGCCACATTCAGTTCACCATTTACCGTCTGCGCAACGGGATGGATATTATTAATCCTTTTTTACAAGAAACTAAGATGTCTTTTCCGAAGGAATTTGATATCGCTTACAAGGCATCAGAGAAGATCAATGCTGAATTTCAGGTGCAAATTCCCGAAGACGAGGTTGGATTTCTAACTTATCATGTGTACTCCGCAGTTAACAATGTATCGGTGGGTCAGTTAGTAAAAGCATCTAATATCGTGAGTGAACTTCTAGACATGATTCAGCAAGAACGGAATATAACTTTTGAGCATGGCAGTATGAATCATATTCGATTAATGATCCACTTGCGGTTTTCGCTGGAACGTATTTTGAAAGGATCACTAATAGATAATCCTTTTGTGAAACATATTAAGAAGGAATACAAAGAGGAATACAAGTTATCTCAAAAGCTCGGTAAAGTGATGCAAAAATCTCTTGGTGTAGATATCCCGGAAGAAGAGCTGTGTTTCCTAGCGATGCACTTACACCGATTATTTCAGACTTTAGTGAAACAAAACTAA
- a CDS encoding PTS sugar transporter subunit IIA, with product MFSKWKSKKEEKHTGHTIEIMAPISGEAVSLTEVPDETFAGGHMGSGVAIRPSEGILKAPFDGTVAHIVKSSHAVILEHSSGVQLLLHIGIDTVSLKGNGFVSHIASGDQVKAGQTLIEFDLDVIRAAGCDTISPVIVTSTEETPPQVNGHYGQVTAGQDLILTVASK from the coding sequence ATGTTTTCCAAATGGAAATCAAAAAAAGAAGAGAAACATACTGGACATACAATCGAAATCATGGCACCAATCAGTGGAGAAGCAGTTTCATTAACAGAGGTTCCGGATGAAACCTTTGCTGGTGGTCATATGGGTAGCGGAGTTGCAATCAGACCTTCTGAGGGGATCCTAAAGGCTCCTTTTGATGGCACGGTTGCTCATATCGTGAAATCGAGTCATGCAGTTATTCTGGAACATTCCTCCGGTGTGCAATTGCTGTTACATATCGGAATCGATACTGTCAGTCTTAAGGGCAACGGATTTGTTAGTCATATTGCCTCTGGAGATCAAGTGAAGGCAGGTCAAACCTTAATCGAATTTGATCTGGACGTTATTCGCGCAGCAGGCTGTGACACAATTTCACCTGTAATCGTGACTAGTACGGAGGAAACACCACCTCAAGTGAACGGACATTATGGTCAGGTTACAGCAGGACAGGATCTGATTCTTACAGTGGCTTCAAAGTAA
- the nagE gene encoding N-acetylglucosamine-specific PTS transporter subunit IIBC — protein MLGFLQKLGKSLMLPVATLPAAAILQGLGLINYEKDIPLGATIGGFLNHYFVPFLNAGSGAIFGNLALIFAVGVAIGFAKDAVAALSAVIAYLVLDKILIAVPLQFSFIDDAVKLNMGVLGGIFAGAWAAFLYKKYHNIKMPDWLGFFAGKRFVPIITAASTMVLAVLIGMVWSPVQDVISDFGNWVVSLGAVGAFIFGTANRLLIPTGLHHVLNSIAWFQIGDFTNAAGELVNGDLNRFFAGDKTAGMFMTGFFPIMMFALPGAALAFIHTAKPEKRKMVASIFIGSAIASFLTGITEPLEFSFMFLAPALYAVHALLTGFSMALMYILDVKLGFGFSAGLIDYLINMKLSTNAWILIPVGLCFFVLYYVLFRFIITKFKLKTPGREDDDDALVAPTGGNGTGSAVSSKAAQILEHIGGPSNIENIDACITRLRLIVKDEKAVKDSALKQLGASGVMRLGQGAVQIVFGPKSEQYKEEIEKLL, from the coding sequence ATGTTGGGTTTTCTACAGAAATTAGGTAAGTCGCTTATGCTTCCGGTAGCAACTTTGCCTGCGGCAGCTATTCTTCAAGGATTAGGTCTGATTAACTACGAAAAAGATATACCTCTGGGGGCAACGATAGGTGGATTCCTGAACCATTATTTTGTTCCATTTCTAAATGCCGGTTCGGGTGCTATCTTCGGAAATCTTGCTCTAATCTTCGCAGTAGGGGTTGCCATTGGATTTGCCAAGGACGCCGTAGCAGCCTTGTCAGCAGTAATTGCATACTTAGTACTAGACAAGATTCTGATTGCCGTACCCCTTCAGTTCTCTTTTATTGATGATGCTGTAAAGTTGAATATGGGTGTGCTTGGGGGTATATTTGCCGGTGCCTGGGCAGCATTTCTATATAAGAAATATCACAATATAAAGATGCCAGATTGGCTTGGGTTCTTCGCGGGTAAACGTTTTGTTCCAATCATTACCGCAGCTTCCACGATGGTCCTTGCAGTATTAATTGGGATGGTCTGGAGCCCTGTACAAGATGTAATTAGTGATTTCGGAAACTGGGTAGTGTCACTTGGCGCAGTTGGAGCGTTCATTTTCGGTACAGCTAACCGTTTGTTGATTCCGACAGGTCTTCACCACGTACTTAATTCGATTGCTTGGTTCCAAATTGGTGATTTTACGAATGCAGCGGGTGAATTGGTTAACGGTGACTTAAATCGCTTCTTCGCTGGAGACAAAACAGCTGGGATGTTTATGACTGGATTCTTCCCAATCATGATGTTTGCGCTTCCAGGTGCAGCGCTTGCATTTATTCATACAGCTAAACCAGAAAAACGTAAAATGGTAGCTTCCATCTTCATCGGTTCTGCTATTGCTTCCTTCTTAACAGGAATCACAGAACCACTTGAGTTCTCCTTTATGTTCTTGGCACCAGCCTTGTACGCAGTTCATGCTTTACTTACAGGATTCTCGATGGCGTTAATGTACATTCTGGATGTTAAGCTTGGTTTTGGTTTCTCCGCTGGTTTGATCGATTATCTGATAAACATGAAGCTATCCACCAATGCATGGATTCTTATCCCTGTAGGTCTGTGTTTCTTCGTTCTGTACTATGTGTTGTTCCGCTTTATCATCACGAAGTTCAAGCTTAAGACCCCTGGTCGCGAAGATGATGATGATGCGCTTGTAGCACCAACTGGAGGTAACGGAACAGGTTCAGCTGTTTCTTCCAAGGCTGCTCAAATTCTTGAGCACATCGGCGGACCTTCAAACATCGAAAATATCGATGCTTGTATTACACGCCTACGTCTGATCGTTAAAGACGAAAAAGCCGTTAAAGATTCCGCACTGAAACAACTCGGTGCTTCCGGTGTAATGAGACTTGGTCAAGGTGCTGTACAAATCGTATTTGGTCCGAAATCGGAGCAATACAAAGAGGAAATCGAGAAGTTACTATAA
- a CDS encoding sigma-70 family RNA polymerase sigma factor yields MEIPESEIFKTIFYEHYPVVRRKLAALVRDESAADDLAQEVFLRLYRNPPDDPAALGAWLHRVLTRIGYDYLDKKAGERRLQNKQEQLYDASESPPSGEEVIISKLDQEDVHIWLNELPERDRQALLLRYSGYSYVEIAGELGVRPPVVGTLLHRATEKLRQNATKAIPQTK; encoded by the coding sequence ATGGAAATTCCGGAATCTGAAATTTTTAAAACAATATTTTATGAACATTACCCTGTTGTCCGCCGTAAGCTTGCCGCTTTGGTACGTGATGAATCGGCGGCTGATGATTTAGCTCAAGAAGTTTTTCTGAGATTGTACCGTAATCCACCAGATGATCCAGCAGCGCTGGGTGCCTGGCTTCATAGAGTCCTAACTCGTATTGGATATGATTATTTGGACAAAAAAGCAGGGGAACGGCGACTGCAGAATAAACAAGAGCAGCTTTATGATGCTAGTGAATCTCCCCCTTCAGGTGAAGAAGTCATTATTAGTAAGCTAGATCAGGAAGATGTACACATCTGGCTGAATGAATTGCCTGAAAGAGACAGACAAGCGCTTCTTCTTCGCTACTCGGGGTACAGTTATGTGGAAATCGCAGGAGAGCTTGGAGTAAGACCTCCAGTAGTAGGGACCCTGCTTCACCGAGCGACAGAAAAACTAAGACAAAATGCAACGAAGGCGATACCCCAGACGAAGTAG